The DNA window aaaaccaTTTTAGTTTAGTTATCAATTTTGTAGTGGTGTGTTTTCGGTTAATAATCAGTATTACTTGCCCATTTTATTTAATCAGTATTACCtgcccattttatttatttaaatctgGAATTGTTTATTTTGACTATAATTTAGTttcaactatttattactcttttcatcccataaaatttgtTTCAAATTGATATGGCGTgatatttaagaaattgttactTTTAATTAAACAAAGGTGTATAGTGGAATGGTGTATTTAATACATATTTTAGGTATATATTTAAGTGGGATAAATTTTGTCTGACTgattaaaatagtaaaatgggacaaatttaTAAGAtgtggaacagagggagtatatttttgttatgaatttgttttattataAATTCTATTTTGGTGTTAGATGGTGATGCTGAAAGTTATAAGTTGCcctatttttattattgatgTTACTGTTTTAGAGACGATCCctcttctattttctttttacttaTTATGTTTACAATTTTCATCTTAGAAGTTTAGTAAACagatttctattttctttttacttattttgtttcatttttgacAATTTTCATCTTAGAAGTTTAGTAAacaaatttctattttctttttacttattttgtttcatttttgacAATTTTCATCTTAGAAGTTTAGTAAacagattttttaaaaatattgtgaacgtatattttgaatttatattattctctttttactttGTGATTTTTCAAAGTAAAAAGACATGAAATATCACATATTAAGTCatcaaaaaatatactaaaagataTATTGAATACTATCATTTTGATGCATATTTGTtaatatatactctctccgtttcttcatagttgagtcattatatcatttcgggaagttcctttatagttgagtcatttccatatatgttaacttttttctctttcttacattaccattttttactttattctctctactttattcactttatactttattctcattttttactttattctctctacattattcactttatactttattctctctacattttcctctctcttacgtTTTTACCTATCTATTTATTTGACACACCAACATAAACATTCCTTTCTAAAACTTCGTGCTGAAATtttttgcctcaactatgaagaaacggagggaatatcattatttgaaattttattgtcccgtgcatagcacgggtggtaaCACTAGTTATCATAAAATGAAACTACAAAGAAACATAGTCAAATTCCATAACtaaatttttttcatatatgtAAACTTTCCAGCTACAAATGAAATAGGCTTGGAATCAAAATTGTGCAGTAACTATCATTTGACAGCAACAATACTAGTGATGGAAACACTTGGTGTTGTTGTCatcctctcctctctctctctctctctgcaccAATTAGTTCAAACCATTAGCAGAACACCAAATCTCTGAACTCTCATTGTCAAGACAAACGAGCTGGAACGAGCcgttgattttttatttcacgACGAGAAAAATTCATAATCGCTAATCCGAGGTGTGCACTAGGTAAACTCACGCTTGAACATCCAGCAAGCCACTCAGTGAATTATTCAACGGAGAAAACAAAAAAGGTGCATTCGATAATTTGGAGTCATGCATATGTCCTACAACAAGGTAGTATGAAATGAAGTGAAAAGACATGAGCTAGTTATGTAGATATATAGTGAATTATTAGGGGTGAATACTTCCCTTTTTCCccacataaaaatagaaaaaaggcacatcatcttcatcagaaatgcaagaaaacaaacaagTGAAAAGTAAATTATTCTGTGAGAATGTTGCTGGAATTGCATTAAATTTTTGGTGGTCCATTCATTCACATTTTAGTTTGAATCTTCATACGTTTGATATAGTGTGTGACCTTTTATTTAGTCATAATACACTTGACCTAATTAACTCGTAAACTAGCGTAGTTGATGGGTAAGCATGCGAAACAAGGACATGAGAGACGTCTTCCTTATGTAACTCGAAAAGAGGATTAAAACCTGTAGGCCGGCGTCAGCTGCCTTTTGCAAGTTGTATGTGGTTCTTGATCAAACTCGAGACGTGCTGAGCAACCCACGTCGAGCCAGCTGCAGTGCAGGAGAAAGCGTGAGTATGACCCTCGCGTTCAACGTCAAGACTTGCATCAGGTATCTGTTTTCTCATCTGTGTTTTTCCAAACAGAAAAGGGTAAGACTCAAGCAAGAGATGGCAAGCGTCAGTTAAAATACACAGAAGAGAGTTATCAGCTAATAAATGCGTCCAATTTGCTTATGTGAGCTACGAAATTAAGATGATATAGACGATGAACTGCTCAAAGGATCCAATACCTCTTCGTAAAATTGTAAAGGACCCCAGTGATCATCGAGGCCAAAAAGAAAAGCAATCCGGCTTCTCTTGCTCGCGATGAATTCCAAATCTGGTTTTTCTGGTAGCTGCATGTGGAGACGGCAACAGTTAAAAACGACAAAAACATCAGATGATACTGtctgtaattttatttttttgggagTTGGGAGCCAAAAAAGAAAGCTTACTGTCTGAAATTCGGTCATTGCCATATACAGCACATTTCGTAGTGTATGATACTGGAAAAGTAAACATAGAGTGGCTCGTATCAATCAGATTAAAACAAGAACGATTAGATTTATGGGCCTGGGGTACTCAGATGGATCGAGATAAAGAACTATCAAAGTAACTAATCATGTAACATAAGAACCATTGATTAGCAAACGACTGCACCTTCAGAATGTGTGTGCATAGCGCCTCAACAGCAGAAGAAGACCATGACTTCCCGACGAATATTTTTACAAGGAATCCTGTGAGCTCCGATGGGAGGGCTCCAAACAAGGCCCCGATGGCGCTAGCTGCAGTACATAATGCGGGAGACCTGATAATATAATTAGATTATAAGTTCATTTTCTAACACTAGTTATCATCAGCTAATCGACTATCGGTATATATCCACACTGGAAAATTTATTGAAAGAACATAGATTATAATCATCCATTACTGCATGGATTTACATGATTATGCATAGATGCAAATGCGACTCAAAGGGATAAAGAAATCGAAAGGAAGAGTTATACATTGCAAGTCTACGAATGAATGACTGTGTTGAGGATGCAGTGTTCAAAGCCAAAAACGGGTACAAACCAACGCAATATGTAACCTAACAGAGTAAACCGGCATCAGAGTCAAGACAAATAAGATATGATAGCAAAGGGCGAATTAGAAAAAAACAAGCTGACTGCATACCTTCTTGTGACATCTCTTAAGTACTTCAAGAGATATATACGAACCAATGGAATGGCCAACCTTTAGATACAGAGCCAACATCAATCATTAAAAGGTCTAGCAATTGAAATATGAAAACTTATAAAAATTTGAATCATATACGAGTTAGACATAGATTCTGTGAGAAGATTACAAATGTACGAGAGACTGCGTTCTACATAAATAAACTTGTTTTGCAGCAAGGTGGAAATGTTACTAGTGGTTTACCAGTATAATAGGTACTTCAACATCTTGAAGTTCCTGCTCAATAAAGCTTATCTGGAAAAAAAGTGACAAAAGAATAAAAGCCATTTCGATTCAAGAATTCCATGTAATAATCACAGATGGCCTGCATAGGAGAGAGAATCTCATATATCCACTACAATTGTTCAATACTTACAGCTGCTCATTGTTTACCCATTCATATTTGAGTGAGTAAGCTCTTTTCAGAGATATAATAACAATGCCGTGAGAATTTACCTTGTGATCAATTTGTTCTTCTAACGAGAACAACCTTCGAGACTCCCAATCCTGGCAAAACAAAAGGCATGAATCCAATGCCGTTTTCCGATTTCAATTAGAAGTATTCTCTAAGAGACGACGTTTATCAATTGAAAGGCATAAAAGTAAGATATCCAGCAAGAAATATCACATAGTATTCCGTAAAATCTAGAAGAAAAGAAAACGGCATTCATTATTGTGCAAAGCAGATCATCCTAAAACTGACAACTGAGCTTTGTCATGATTCACTTACCTTTGAGCTACAAATCAAACTTAAACTTCATATAAAAATATCACTTGGTAAACTCAAGGAAATTAGTTACCTTTTTCGATTGCGATATGTGGCTAATACCTTCACAAATGAAAACCAAACAACAATCAGCACAACTTCCACAAAAAAGCCCCCAAAAAACCTAAAACAAGatcataaaaatcaaatctttacaTGCCTGTGACAGAGGCAGTCCCTCCCAGTAGCTCATACAGTGACTCCAAAAATTCTGTGTAAAATGATACAACACCTACATAACATATTATCCATCCCCAATTTCAAACACAATTCGAAAAAAGCTACTTATCCAGTCATAATTCacatataaatatgaaataattatACACCTGGGTTGCCTGGGATTAACAACACATGTAACTTAGGCTCGTTGCTATTAATCTCCAATAAATCCGTCTTAAATCTGCCTCGAAAATGGGTAAAAAATCAATAACATGAAAAAAAACTCTGATAAAATACAACAATTTTAGTAGGATCAAAGTTACCCTGAAATATTGGCAAGTCTGTAATTAGCACTTTTCTTTCCGACTAAACTCTTGCTTTCACTGCCCATTTTCGAGTGGATAATACACTTTGCTGGAAATTTGCTCCTGCGAAATGAATTGGGAATTGCAGAAATTGGTTAAAAAACTGAGAAATTTGTAACGCAATTAGAAGTAGTACTTTGTGTTGGATAGAAGTGCTGAAATGGGAGAGACAGGCCTCAGAAGCATCGAAATCACTCTTCAAATGGAAACAGCATGTGTCACCGATTTCagttttaattataattaaattataaaataaacaaaaaaaatggtgTAATTGTATCTAGAGGCTAGAGCTACTCACCAATGAAATtgctaattttattatttttttgactGATCTTTAAAATTgctaataaaattcaaattttattatttttttgactgatttttaaaattgtggaaCCATTTAATATTTGactaatttttatgaattttatgacAATTCCCCCTATAATAAAAGATATAAAGTACGAGGGCTACTCACTAATGATGCTTGCCTAAAATTAGGTAGCATAATATTTAtcttttctatatatatttattatgcaTCTGAATAAATATTCACTGTATAGTTTGATGTTAGTAGAAAGCTGTAAGTCCTAATTGAAACTTTAAATAATAATTCCaaaattaattgtagttagttatcaattaatattaatttaatatttagtTGCCATGTCGTCGAGGATTAGTAATTTGGTATAATGAATCAATGTTCACAttcaaaatactactcctatatgTTATTTTAGTCATATTGTGAGCATTAATTacgaatttattttttaaaagttaccaACAATATAAGTTGTTTAGTTGATCAAATCATCATCTTGGATGTGTAATTGTGTTGTTTTATTTGGGCTTTTACCTTTTATCCTTTTATCACTTGCCACATTCCTAATATTATTGGGCTTTCATCCTCAACTTGTAATCTGGATTTCGCTTTGCAATAACAACACATTAGTATTCAATAAACTAACTTACCAATACACTTTTTAAATACTTCATTCgttttcctaaaataaaaactcttttcttttttacctAAAAATAGAAGTTTTCTATATAGGAAGTTTCTCTTTCTAATATAGTGAGACCAATTTTCCACTTAACGCACtatatttatcttatttttatcaattttacattaaaactcatgttctTTCAAAAGTTTATATTTCCGGGGGACAAAATAAAATGATGTCCATATTTGGTATTTTGGTCCGTCCTTAAAATAATTTACATATTTACTTCAACTGACTCATTATattcatattctattataaaatcaatataaagtaggactcacattcgaCTTACTcttttaactcacttttttGCACATTTCTTAATACTCGTATGAAGTTAAAATGAGACTTTTAATTATGAACGGAGGAACTACCACTTATTTACTCCCTCTGACCACGAATAAGAGTCAAATTCCTATCCGACAaaggttttaataaatgttaagaaaagtaggtggaagtaagttagtgaaatatatatCACACTtgtatgtattaattttaaatgacaCGAGAGTGAAATGAGTTGATGAAATGTGATGACTACTATTCGCGGAcgaaccaaaatagaaaaacagtATTCCTAGGTGCGGAACTAGAGCACAATGTAACAGTAATGAGATATAAAAACGACCGAAATCTGAATGTCGTACGGATGAGGAAAGACAGGAATGCCCCTCACCAGAACAGAACTGCCAAACTATAAACCCGTTAAATGGAGGGATCCCAAGAAATCCACTCCACCGTAAGTTTCCctccattttatttattctctCTCCTCTAATTTAAaacacatttttctctctcctcaaaaCACACACCTATATATACACACCATTATACTAACACCGATTCACGCTTCATTCAAAAACTCTTCCTCTCCCTCCCTGCCTTTTCTGGTTTCTGagatttcatttcatttctcagATCCCATTCAATTCTCGCATTTGGTACCAAATCcaatttctccttcatttttttccaaattttggaTCATTCTACACAATTATTGTTTTGtatttccttttgatttgtttCTGGATTTGTTGTTCAGAGATATTTACAGGCGGGGAGATTTTAATAAGCGTTTGCAAAGATGATTGAGGAATTGATCACCAGGAGTTTgatgtatgtattttattttactaataaatGTTAATTTAAtggttttttttctaatttttttttattatgttggGAAACAGCCTGGTGTTTGGATATGCATATCCTGCATTCCAATGTTTCAAAACACTGGAGAAAAACAAAATTACTGTTCCAGAACTCAGGTTTTGGTGCCAATATTGGTGAGGACTCTGTTACGatgaaatatgtaattttttttaattacttatGTGCATTTGGCTTGTTTCATATCAATATTCATGAATTGAACTATTGTGACACAAAACAATTAGACATGCGTTACTTGAAATCATTTGTGTATATTGATATGATCAAAACACTACATATAAAAAGGATAATTATTTAGAATTACGTTGTGCAGGGTAATTGTGGCGCTAATATCAATTCTGGAGAGGGTTCTTGATATATTTATTTCATGGTAAGTTGCACTAATCAAAACACAATTAACAAATCCAAATTCCATTTTCATCATACTCTCTATTAGTAATTCCAtgtcttcaatttttttttgaaggaTCCCTTTCTACCGAGGGATAAAGTTACTATTGTACATTTATTTGTGGCATCCCGGCACTAAGGTAAAAAAATCTAATCCAGTCACCTTGAATCTTAGTTTGACAGGAAGTATTTTATCAACTAAGTTGTTGTGATTTATCATCATGATCTTTGACGCCTTGCATTAATAGGGAACCACATACATGTACGACAAGGCGGTGCAACCTTATGTTTCGAAGCACGAATCGACAATAGATTGGGGTATAGCAGAATTGAAGCAAAGATCCTGGGACTTGGTACTTCGTTATTGGTACAAAAGCGTAGACATGAGCTCAAAAAATGTTATACAATGTCTTCAGTTATTGATGACTCAAGTCATGAACGCTGCATTATCGAGACCTCAAGCACAGGTTTCAATTTGATGCTTTACTTATTACTTTATGTACTTATACATAATTAGtctatactattaattattgctagaataaaaaaaattctaaatttttGTATGCCCCACTTTTTTAAGACGACGTTAAACATAGTTTGATCCAAAAAAGGAATAAATTCAGTTACCTTTAATCCAAAATTTCTGAATTCAAGTAAAGTCACcctcaaaaaaattaaaaattgattcgctttttattttaataattactaatgatttcaattttttgacCTAAATTTGCAGGAGGGTCAATCCAAAGACGATTCGGCGTCTGCAGCGCAGGAGAACACGCCACCTGGAATCTTCAAGCGAAATGTTGCAGAGAAGCCGCGGCCGCCGGGAACTGCCGGCGGCCCAACCCCTAAATCCGACTTTATAAAGGTGAAACTCAATAATCAAGCAGAATTTATTCATACGGATGATGTAATTTCCCCCAATTTATTCATAAAGTTGATGATTTGATTTCTTTGCTGCCAGGGTCAGGTTGAGGGGCGTCAACAACAATTGAAGAGTAAATAAATCAATTCAATATAGATTAGGAGATTTTGTTTTtagatttttgtatttttaattcattttatattccaaattttgaaaaaaattggaTATTGTACATTTGTTGTGTGTGTAAAATGTAAATAATCCGCACCGTCGCTATCTGGAGCTGCGGATCCAGACAAGCCGGAGCGTCCAATCGATAGCCTGCGCGGCGCCGCGGCGGAGCAAATCAAAGAAGGCGGCTAGTCGGGGAAAGACGCGGCGGATGAAGCTGCCGCCGGCGGATCCGGGGGAGGCCGACATCGGCTGGAGATACGCCCACGCCGCCTGCTTGACGAGGCGATTCCGGATGCCGATGTCGTATCCGCCGTGCGCGGAGCTCGGCCGCGGCGAATTGACCGCCGTCGTCGGGAGGAGATCCTTCAGCGAGGTGTAGCTGTGCGAATTAGGCTTGATCGACAGCAGCTCGAGATcgtcggaggaggaggagcttcTGTTGTGGTGGTGGGGGAGGAGATTGAGCTTTAGCGGCGCTACTGCGATCGAGGAGGGGACTGAACTCCGGCGGCGGAGGAGAGGCTGTGGCGGTGCCGCCATGAATTGAAAGCTGAGAGGATTTggttttcaatttcaattctgATTTCCTTTTAATTTGGACATTCCGTTGTTTGGAAAAGTGTGCTTATGGTGGGGAGATTTTCTGttcagtttttattttaattttattttccatttttgtaATTCGGAAATGGAATCACGCGGTCACGCCAATTATTGGCGTATGACTCTTTACTTTAtattatactatttttttattacttatATTCCTTATACTGACTCTCCCAGCCTCTTTttggaaaattatttaattttattttcttttttgactgGTTAACAAgttctatttaaatatgattacTCACactatttattaaaatactCTTAAATAGTGGCAATACAATTAAAATGTTCTATTTTATCAATAACTTAAAATTTTCAATGTtatattacaaaatttaaaattttaaaagattCTTAAGAAGATATTGTATGAAGGGCGAATTGTCATAAAAACAACCAAGTTCGGTTAAATTCTAGTCAAATCTGCAATTTTAGAAAATGATCGATAatacttactccctccgtcccaatttaGGAGTGCAATTTAGTTAGGGGACGGGTTTAAGAAAtggttggagtgtgtaataattgaagtgaggtagtggAAAGTAGgacccttttgactttttgttTGTAAAAGGTGTtccttttgttttattttatgaaaataatggcatttgagtgtaaatttcataaaaaatgagGTTAATTTTATGTCCAAGTATGATAAATTCTAAATGGGACTCTTAAattgggacggacggaaatgacaaaaaaaagaCTCTTAaactgagacggagggagtattactttgaTATAATTTCTCAATTTTTCCCCCCACAATCGCGTATTTGAAGGGATTTTTGTATGGTATGGCAAACAGGAAATACTATGTGCACGGAAACATTCGATTACTTAAACGACTTCGTTTAATACATTTagtcagtcgagcctttaatTTTTACACAATTATGCTCACCGTCAATAAATTCAAACGCGTATCATGTCAAAAAAATTAACTATGAGACaattaaggaaaaaagtcaaagTTATAATATAATCggtcatttttttaatgttgtgggatggactaaaacttaattaaattaatatactcTCTCCTtttcctaaaattaaaatttttagaaatgatacttgttttaatgcaaaattggtaaagtaagaataAATAGAAAGCAAAGTGTGTTAATGGAAAATTAGACCCACctcattataaaaaaataattttttcttaaatagaatgtttctatttttaggaaatggaccaaaaaagaaagagtttctattttcagaaaatagagggattagtttttcttttttgttaattatttgccttcaatttttttcatatacCGTCTTTGAAGTCAATACAGATTTGTTGATATGATTggctcatttttattaatataaaggGATTATGGTCAATATAGATTTGTGGATATGACTGGCTCAATTTTTTGAATAAAGGGATTATGGAGATGATTGAGGGTAAATTtcaataataatgataattaaaATTGATGTTGGAGTTTGTTTTGTCCAGACATCCCAATTTCCATGCACACCATTTGTTTTAAGTTTCAATCTAAAGTATAAGTTTTAAGTTTCAATCTAAAGTATATTAGAATTTATAACAGATATTTGTAATTAGATAGTATATTTGAGTGTAATTTATAATAGGATTAGAATTTAAATTATATCTGTAATTAGTATTTGAGCGTAATGTGATCCCCTTTACAACCTCTGGATTTTGAGACTTTTAGGATGATAAGATTTAGAAACTCTTCTAATAAAATTGATacgtaagagagaagtagaaagaaaaaataattaaagtattattggtggagaatgagtctcacctcattagagagaaaggactttccaaaattcaaaagtgtatattcttctctttttctttatcatttatggtttCACCACCCACTACACAATTTtgactattttttctcattctctcttattttactaattacacattaaaacatgtgccaactccaattaacatattttcatgagacggagagagtataagaAGACCCCACCGCCCTtcattcttactttactaattacacattaaaacatgtgACAACCCCAAATAACATATTTCcatgagacgaagggagtataagaaGACCCCACCGCCCTTCATGTAAAAAAAACGCCCTTCATGTAAAAAAAAGGCATAGCTCCAATATTTTATAGTCATGTAAAATATGTAAGGGTTTTATATCCTTCCTAAATTAACAAACAACGAAATAACACTCAGTTGGTAAGATATTTCTCATCCAACTATTAGTAAGAAGTTTAAGTCCTAAAACTTTAATGCGAAAGGTTAACTAAtaatataagagcatctccaagaaGAGAAGGTATATAGAAAATGTATGTCATGtatttaccttcttaaaaagtgaaatatacctaTCTAAAAAGTAACATATTCCAAAGGAAAAAAGTATATGAAAaggtatattattttttaaaaataaaataatagtacaaaatgcattaaaaaatatagagtgtaataccttctcaaatacctttccCCTTGGAGAatggtttttcatgaaaagaaggcaaATGCAGTAGTTATAATATTTTACCTCTCTATTGATGGGGAGGTAAAAACACCtattcaaaattagaaaatgtataataccttcttAAATACATCTCCCTTTAGAGAATGAGTTTTCattaaaaaaggtaaatatggtagttatattagtttacctctttagagcatctccaaggggatAGGTAAATGGAAAGGTAAAActatataactaccatatttacctttttttcaaaaaaaatcattctccaaaggaagaggtatttgagaatgtattatacatttttccattttgaagacGTATCTTTACCTTTCCATTGATAGAGagataaaattttataactaccatatgtgtctttttttttatgaaaaaccATTCTCCAAGGTAGGGAAAAGGTAATTAAGAAGATATTACcctttatatttttcaatgcattttgtagtatttttttattttcaaaaaataatttactttttttatatacCTTTTTCCTTTAGATGATATATATATCTTGGACATGCTCTAATAAAACACATAATACGCTATGAAGAAGCCAGTTACACATGCTCTAATAAAACACATGCTCTAACCAAAATTTCCTTTCCTATAGACAATAACTAATAGAGACGACATAACGTCCCAAAATCATTGTATTTGGTGAAATTATCTTACATTAATCATACACACCTTCTTCAATCCTTTCCCATCTCCCATGGCCTTATCCGCTCTCTCTCCGCCGTTCTCCACCGCTCGCCCGGCCACCTTCTCACCCCCGAATCTCCGCCGCAGCCGCCCCTTTTCCGGCCAACAACTCGACAACTCAACCGCGAACGCCTCATTCTTCTCGGGTTCATCGAAAAACAAGAGGAGCAGCTACGCAGAAGCCGTAAAGCAAGAGCTTCTCGACGCCATTCGCCCCCTCGACTGCGGCGCCGACGCCACCCCGGAAGATCAGAGACTGATCGATCGAGTACACCTTAATTAAttctactttattttccttTCCATTTTCTTGATGAATTGGtgattaattaagtaattacAAATATGTCTCTTAATTAATCTTTAGATAACTAGGAAGCTTGAAGCAGTGAATCCGACAGCGCAGCCGGTGAAGTCTGATCTGCTGAATGGGAAGTAGGAGCTTCTTTACACCACTTCACAGCCTATTTTGCAGACATTGGTATCACATGTTTTTTTTGTCTCATTTAATCACATGTTTTTTCGAAGATGTTTGTTTTTTGTGATATACAGGTGCCTAAGAGTATCCAcgaccgtgctcttgccagcgagcacggttgtgggcccggcgccactattcatgtctgctctctggcaatagcacaacacccacagctgtgctcttccgcaatgacgaacacaattcaatttaaaattcaattaaacaaaaacatttccataatattaaaatttattaaaaaaccacaataaatattacaaattacaaataaaataaaaaagacataattaaaatcctaaaaattacataattaaaatactaaaaattaaaaattacataattaaactcctaaacaatttatccatctccgccggagtgtacggtgtgcggacaccgcgagtaggaggaggcGGA is part of the Salvia splendens isolate huo1 chromosome 22, SspV2, whole genome shotgun sequence genome and encodes:
- the LOC121786208 gene encoding putative HVA22-like protein g isoform X1; the encoded protein is MIEELITRSLILVFGYAYPAFQCFKTLEKNKITVPELRFWCQYWVIVALISILERVLDIFISWIPFYRGIKLLLYIYLWHPGTKGTTYMYDKAVQPYVSKHESTIDWGIAELKQRSWDLVLRYWYKSVDMSSKNVIQCLQLLMTQVMNAALSRPQAQEGQSKDDSASAAQENTPPGIFKRNVAEKPRPPGTAGGPTPKSDFIKGQVEGRQQQLKSK
- the LOC121786208 gene encoding HVA22-like protein j isoform X2, which translates into the protein MVIVALISILERVLDIFISWIPFYRGIKLLLYIYLWHPGTKGTTYMYDKAVQPYVSKHESTIDWGIAELKQRSWDLVLRYWYKSVDMSSKNVIQCLQLLMTQVMNAALSRPQAQEGQSKDDSASAAQENTPPGIFKRNVAEKPRPPGTAGGPTPKSDFIKGQVEGRQQQLKSK
- the LOC121786209 gene encoding uncharacterized protein LOC121786209; amino-acid sequence: MAAPPQPLLRRRSSVPSSIAVAPLKLNLLPHHHNRSSSSSDDLELLSIKPNSHSYTSLKDLLPTTAVNSPRPSSAHGGYDIGIRNRLVKQAAWAYLQPMSASPGSAGGSFIRRVFPRLAAFFDLLRRGAAQAIDWTLRLVWIRSSR
- the LOC121785763 gene encoding lipid droplet-associated hydrolase-like, producing the protein MLLRPVSPISALLSNTKSKFPAKCIIHSKMGSESKSLVGKKSANYRLANISGFKTDLLEINSNEPKLHVLLIPGNPGVVSFYTEFLESLYELLGGTASVTGISHISQSKKDWESRRLFSLEEQIDHKISFIEQELQDVEVPIILVGHSIGSYISLEVLKRCHKKVTYCVGLYPFLALNTASSTQSFIRRLAMSPALCTAASAIGALFGALPSELTGFLVKIFVGKSWSSSAVEALCTHILKYHTLRNVLYMAMTEFQTLPEKPDLEFIASKRSRIAFLFGLDDHWGPLQFYEEMRKQIPDASLDVEREGHTHAFSCTAAGSTWVAQHVSSLIKNHIQLAKGS